The genomic interval GGCTGAAAGGAGGCCTGCATCACCCAGCTAGCGGTAAATCCGTTCACCTCTTCCCCATCTTTAACGCCACAGATGTAGAGGCCGTGGGGAATTTTGCGCAAAAGCGTCTTTTTAGCCTGTTCGTCTAGCACGATGTACCTGCGGAATGCGTCTCTAGAGCGAGTTTAATACAGCGATCGCCGTCTTTATCTACTCAATTTGGCATAAAAAAGGCGCACTACAGTGCGCCCCGGCTGTAATTGATACCCTGAGCTTACTTGTTGGGCTGGGGGGTCATGCGCAGGTAGGGCTTGATCTCTGTGACGCCCTTGGGAAAGCGTTGCTTGGCTTCTTCGGTGGGAATCGTAGGAGCGACTACCACGTCGTCACCATCCTTCCAGTCAACGGGGGTGGCCACGCTGTAGTTGTCGGTCAGCTGTAGGGAGTCGATAACCCGCAGAATTTCTGCGAAGTTGCGACCGGTGCTGGGCGGATAGGTGATGGTCAGCCGCAGTTTTTTGTTGGGGTCAATCACAAATACACTGCGCACAGTGACCTTGGCGTTGGCGTTGGGGTGAATCATGCCGTAGAGGTCAGAAACCTTTTTGTCGTCATCGGCCAGGATGGGGTAGTTGACCGTTACGCCCTGGGTTTCGTTGATGTCGCCAATCCAGCCCTGGTGGGAGTCGGCGCTGTCAACGCTGAGCGCGATCACCTTAGCGTTGCGCTTTTCAAATTCGGGCTTGAGCCGAGCTACGCTGCCCAGCTCGGTGGTGCAGACCGGGGTGTAGTCAGCGGGGTGGGAGAACAGCACCACCCAGCTATCGCCGGCCCAGCTGTAAAAATCGATTTCACCTTCGCTGCTCTGCTGGGTGAAGTTGGGTACCTGATCGCCAAGTTGAAGCGCCATCTAAAATCTCCGTTAATCTCGACAAGGGTGCAAAAACGTTGCCTAGCGTTCACTTTCGCTATTCTGCCATAAACCCCGGTATTCCGGTCGGAGTTTAGAGGTTTGTTTTAAGGATTGGTGCGCCAGGCCTTGGGGGCGGGGGTGTGGCACCGGGTGTTGCCTGGGGGAGTTACCTTTGCGGGGTGTCAGGTGTCAGGTTCCAGGCATGGAGAGGGGTGGGCTGACTGATGCTATTAAGGGCTGGGGGTTCTCGGCTCTAGCCTCGGATTCTGCCCCCTAGCGCTCCCATTGTCTCAACAAGAAGGCACCCAGAAAACCCAGGTGCCTGTATTTCGATGCTTGCCACGGCTAATGTTCTGCGGTCTACTCGCGACCAACCAGTGCGGGGGGCACGGGCCTACACCTGGCGATCGAAGACCTTCGGGGCGTAGGCGCTACACCCATCGCAGGGACCCATGGGGTTGATGGCGCAGCGCAGGTAGGGCGATCGCGCATTCAGGTCGCAGGTAATGTCGCCAATCATGTAGCCCATGCCATCGACGTAGTGGAGGTCAGGCCCGCTGTCGAGCAGCTTGAACAGGCCCTGCCCCGAGGTGGTGGATGCAGCCGCAATCGTGCTGTTCTTGTCGTCGCGGTCGGCACGAACGCTCATCCAGGCCGACACGATGGCCGGGGTGAGACCGATTACGAAAATCAAAAGAATAACGAGCATGAACCTGACGTATGAAACCAGCAGGATCATCCTAACGTGACGCCTTGGCCGGTCATCCGTCAGCCGTGGGGGATTGGTACGTACCGTTGCGTTACTTAGTCTTTCGCAATACTTAGTCTTTCGCAATGTTGTGCGGCCTGACGGGGCGAACCTGGGTAGGCTGAATTTATAGCCAGCGATCGCCTCTTCCCGACACCAGTGCAAATTCGGCGCAGTAAAGACGCAGCCACGCCGAAAAAGTTCCCGGCTGCGGCGGTTTCGGGATAAATTGAGGGTTGTGATGGGTGAAGGAACGATTTTTGACCCAGTTCTCGCCCAAAACAAGGCCGTTTCTCCACCACCTGAACAAGGTCCTGAACTTTCCAGAACTTTCATGTATTGGCGGATTCTGGACTATGACCGATTATCTAAACATCCTGTAGACTCGCGTGTGCTCCAAAGCTAAGACCGGGTAGGGCCACAGGACATTGTGGAGGTTCGCTCCTCAGTGATAGCGCCTTACCCGGCTTTTTATTTTTAAAATTTCCTCCATCCCGTGTTGTCTCTGGCCATTGCTCCGTTCCTGCGTCGGCCGTGACCTTAGCCGACTATTCGAACTCTATTCACAGGCCTTCGGCGCAATCCGGACGGTTTGCGAAAAAAATGCGCTCCGGCCGAGGTGCCCCACCAGAGACGCTTCAGAACTGGCTGATTGGGCGATCGCCCCTGAAATTATCGCCCCTGAAATCATCGTCCAGGCCATAGACCTGGAGCCATTCGTCTACCACGTAGGGTGCGACCACCAATCGAGCTACTGTTTTAGACGCCAGGGGCACTACCAGGGTCAGGGGGCCAGGCCGCTGAATGTGGCTAAAAATGGCCTCCACGTCGTACTGGGCCACATTTTCTGGCAGGGTTTGGGTCTGGGCATCCAAGCAGGGCGGCGCGGCCCACTGCGTCGTTGTGCCGCCCTGCACCGACAACTCGCCCTGGCGATCGACAATGCCTCGCCCCGGAAACCCCACCAGCCGCAGGTAGACGCCCTCCGATTGGCCCTCGGTGTAGCGCTTAAAAACCGTTGCCTGCCAGGCAATATCGTTCTGGTCGCGCAGACTCTGGCGCGATCGGTAGGTGGTCTGGCCGGGTCGCTCGTGGTAGGTGTGCACCGAGGCCACCGCCGGCTCTGCCAGGGCCAGCAGCAGTAGACAGCCCAGGACCAGGGCCAGAATTGTGAGCCGCAGGGCGCGCCAGAGGTAAGCCATGGGAGATGGAGACGAAAAGACGGTGGGGCGATATGAACCAGGGGAGCGCAGCGATCGCGACGCTCCCCTGGCCCTGTCGGGTCATATTCCTACTGTACCCCGCCTCAATCTCCAACCCTGAGGGCATGCACCCTAGGTTGGTTGCGCTGGACCGCTACAGCTGGCTCATCTGGTTCAGCGTCCGCCGATACCCAGCGGCTTCGCCCTGCTGCAGGAAGAGTTGAGCGGCCTGCTCAAAATCGCGGCGGGCACCGGCGTCGTCGCCCAGGCGGGCCCGCACCAGGCCGCGGTTGTAGAACAGTCTGGCATCGGCCCGGTTGGGGGCATTGATAATGGCCTGGGTGAGATCCTGGTAGGCATTCTGGGATTGGTTCACCTGCAGGTAGGCTGACCCCCGCGCCGAGAACGCTTCCGGGAAGTTGGGCTGCACCTCCAGGGCCTGACTGTAGTCGTCGATCGCGCCAAACACATCCCCCGTCGCCTTGCGGGCGTCGCCCCGGGCTTTGAGCGCTGCGGCGAAGGTGGGGTCGAGGAATAGGGCCTCGGTGTAGTCTGCGATCGCAGCGGTGGCATCCCCCGCCTGCAGCAGCGCGTCGCCCCTGAGTTTGTAGGCCATAGCCGAGTCAGGGTTGAGCTGGAGCACGCGGGCGAAGTCCTGCTGGGCGCCGGTCAGGTTATTTTGAGCAGCGCGAATGGTACCCCGACTCATGTAGGCTTCAGTCAGGCTGGGATTGAGCTGCAGGGCGCGATCGAGGTCTTGCAGGGCGCGGTTGGGCCGTCCCTGACGGAAGAAGACGTGGCTGCGGTTGAGGTAGGCCCGGGCCAGGTCGGGGTCGAGCCGGATGGCCTGGTTGAGATCCTCCAGGGCGGCGTCGTAGAGCCCCAGGTGGTAGTAGGCGACCCCCCGCCCCATGTAGGCCCTCGGCAGATCACCCCGCAGCTCGATGGCGCGGCTAAAGTCGGTGACGGCGTCGCTGTAGTTGTTCACCCGCTCCAGGGCAAAGCCCCGCAGCAGGAAGGCGGTGGGGTTGGTGGGGTCAAGCTCAATGGCGGTGGAGAAGTCCTCCAGGGCCAGGTCGTTACGCCCCTGCTGAGTATCGACCAGGCCCCGGTAGAGGTAGACATTGACCGCGTCGGGATTGGCTTCCAGGGCTGCGTTAAAGTCGGCCTGGGCGGCGGTGGGGTTGTTCTGGCGGAAGTAGACACTGCCTCGGGCAAACAGGGCGTTGGCGTTGCCGGGACTGAGGCTGAGGGCCTGGTTGATATCGGCCAGGGCGCGATCGTAATTGCCCTGACGGGCCAAGATCAGGCCCCGGTACAGGTAGGCATCGGCCAGGGACGGATCGCGTTCGATGGCTAGATTAAAGGCTTCGAGGGCGGCTTCGTAGTTGCCTTGGTTGTAGCGCTCAACGCCCAGGTTGTAGGCACCAACCGCCGTGAGTCCAGGTTCAGCCGGCTCGGCTTCAGCCTCTGCCTCGGGCGTCTCAGGCAGAATCTCTACCTCTGGTACGACCAGGTCGGGTTCGGCTGTCGGGGTTTGGGCGTAGACCCCCAGGGGCGTTACCCCCGCCACCAGTCCCAGGCCGAGCAGCACGGCAAAATAACGCAATTTCATGGCTTCCCCTTCACCAGCGGTGTGTGCAGATTGAGTAGATGGGTGCGGCCCCTGAAGCGGAGCTGTTGTCAGAATACCCACTTACGCATTTGGCGATCGTCCCTGGCGCTAATGATATGTCAGCTTATTTAGGATGAGAGCATAGGTTTTAAGAGTTTTTGGGGAATTGCAGAGCAGTTTTCTCTGCATCGGGCAGAGCATTGGGGCACTGCGATCGCGATCCGTCAGCCAATTTATACGCGTTAGGAGGTAGCTATGCAGGATAGCGACAGCAGGCAGAGGGCCCGTAGGGCGATCGCGCGGTGGACCCTGGCCCTGGTGCTGGGCCTTTGGATCTGGTTGGGGCTGGGACAATACGCCCAGGCCCAGAGCGAGGTCCGGATAGAATCGCGGCTCAACCGCCTGGAATCTGAGCTGGGTCGTCTGCGATCGCAGTTCAGGCAGATCGAATCCCGGCTGGCGGGTTCTCCCCGACCGGCTCCCAACTTGCCCGCCCCCGCCGCCCGGCCTAACCCAGAGCCATCGCTGGAGCAGCAGTTCGACAACCTGGCCACCCTGGCGATCGAACTCCGGCAGCAGGTCCGGCAGCTGGAAACCCGGGTCGCTCAGCTGGAGCGATCGGCCTCCTTCTAGCTGGGGACGGCGGCTGCCCCCAGGCTCTGCTGCACGGCAATGCGGGGCAGCCGGTGCTTGAAACCGCAGAGAATTTCCCAGCTGATGGTGTTGGCCATGGCGGCCCAGTCGTCAGGCCCGATGGCGTGGGGCCCGTCGCGGCCCAGCAGCGTGACCACGTCCCCCTCCTGCAGGTTGGGGATGCGGCTGACATCCAGCATCAGCTGATCCATCGTGATCGCCCCAACCTGCCGGGCCAGCTGGCCCTTGACCATGACCTGCAGCCGATTGGAGAGGACGCGGGGTACCCCGTCGGCATAGCCAACGCCCACCACCGCCAGCCGCATGGGGCGATCGCACACGTATTGATGGCCGTAGCTGACCCCGGTTCCGGCGGGCACATCTTTGAGGTGGGTGATGCGGGCCTTGACCTGCATCACCGGCCGCAGATCGACCCGGCCCTGGAGGTGGGGGGCCGGATAGAGACCGTAGAGGCCCAGCCCCACCCGTACCAGGTCGTAGTGCAGGGCGGGGTCGGCCAGGGTGGCTGCCGTGTTGGCCAGGTGCAGCCGGGGGGGGAGCAACTGCTGCTGCTGGAGCTGCCCCAGCGCTGCCCGAAACCGCTGGTGCTGCTGCGCCATGATGGCTGGGTCGGGGCTGTCGGCGGTGGCCAGGTGAGAGTAGAGACTGTCGATTTTGAGGTGGGGCAGCTGGCGCACAAACCTGACGAAATCGACGGCCTCGGCCCAGGGGAACCCCAGCCGGGTCATGCCGGTGTCAATTTTGAGGTGCACAACCAGGGGTCGGGCCGCCGCCAGCCCCGAGAGCGTGTCAGAAAAGACCAGGGCCTGCTTGGGGTTGACCAGGGTGGGCTGAAGCCGCCAGTGGGCGATCGCCTGCATTTCTTCGGGGCTGTTGACGGCCCCCATCACCAAAATGGGTGCTTGAATACCCGCTGCGCGCAGCTCAATGCCCTCGGGAACGGTGGCGACCCCCAGCCAGGCGGCTCCGGCCTGGAGGGCGGTCTGGGCCACCGTCACAGCCCCGTGCCCGTAGGCGTCGGCTTTGACGACAGCCATCAGCTGGGCGGCGGCGGGCAGCAGACCCTTCAGCTGGCGCACGTTGTGCCGCAGGGCCCCCAGGTCAATTTCAACCCAGGCTCGGCAGCAGCGCATGGGCTCCAGGCTGGGGGCCAGGCTAGGGGTTTGATCCCAACTCAACATCGTTCCTCCTCCTTCACCACAAGCTGTCCGAGGGTTTTGGGGCTAGCGACTGAATCATAGCGCCAGATGCCCTGCTAAAACCGAGCCACCGCAAACCGGGCTTCGAGGCAGTGTACCAGCAGCCAAACCCCGCCATTTAGCTTCTGTGCTACCATCGGGCTTATATTCTTTAGCCAATTACCACGCAAAAGAATGAGTAAGGTTCTGGTGCTCAATGCCTCCTATGAACCGCTCAATATTACGAGCTGGCGCCGGGCTGTTGTTCTTGTGATCAAGGGTAAGGCTGAGCGGGTTGAACATAATGGCAAGTTGGTCTATGCCGACTTTCCACTGCCGACGGTCATTCGTCTGCGCCACTATGTGCGGGTACCCTACAAAGATATTCCTCTCACCCGGCGCAACCTGCTTCAGCGGGACAACCACACCTGCCAGTATTGCAGCTACAGCGGTGACGGCTTGACCCTCGACCACGTGGTGCCGCGATCGCGCGGCGGCGGCGACACCTGGGAAAACATGGTAACGGCCTGCGTGCGCTGCAACGTTAAAAAGGGCAACCGCACCCCCCGGGAAGCCAACATGCCGCTGTTTAGCCAGCCCCGCAAGCCTCACAGCAGTCTCTACTTCGAGGTCACCCGACAAATTCACAGCGGGGTACACCAGGAGTGGAAGAAATACGTCATCGGTATTTCGTAAGCCTCGGGCCTATGTCGCAGGGGTGAAGTTGCAGCCTGAACGGGCGCAACGCTGGCGATTCTACCGCAATTTGTAATAATGATCATAGAGCTTTGGCACCGCTGACGCCTCTGGCTTTACACGGCCTACCGACTGCGACTGCAATGGGGAGGCTGGAGGGCTGTCCGGGCCCTGGGGAGAGGAACTGAAATTTTAGTGTGGAATATCAGGTGCGCTGGCACAGAAGGAACTGTCCATGATGACGTTTGACTCCGACTCGGATGCTCCAGAGGTGACGTTGCCCAACGGCAAAAGCGCCATTTCTCTCATGCCACACCCTGAACTCGACGGCGATGCCGAAGATCCGGTACAGGCGGTGCGTCGCCTGCTGGAGGCCCACCGCGAGGATCGCCACCTGGTGCTGCTGCAGGATTTTCCCGACCCCGATGCCCTCTCGTCGGCCTGGGCCTACAAGCTGATTGCGGCCAACTACAAAATTGAGTGCGACATTGTCTACGCTGGCACCCTCAGCCATCAGGAAAACATTGCCCTGGTGCGTCTGACCGGCCTGCCTGCCCGCCGCTGGCTCACCGCCGCCGATGGCCCCCACCTGAGCGACTACCAGGGGTTGGTGCTGGTGGACAACCAGGGCACCACCAGCCAACTCTACGAACACCTGCGAGAGGCTGGCCTACCCCTGGTACTGGTGATTGACCACCACTCCCCCCAGTCCAAGCTCGACGCCGAGTACGTGGACCTGCGGCCCCATATTCGAGCCACCGCAACGATCCTGACCCAGTACCTCCAGCAGGGGCTGCTCAACCTCGATCGCAACAACAGCAAGCACACCAAGTGCGCCACCGCCCTCATGCACGGGCTGCGGGCCGACACCAACCAGCTCATGCACGCCGGGGCCAGCGATTTTATGGCGGCGGCCTACCTGAGCCAGTTTTACGACGGCCAGTTGCTCAGCGCGGTGCTCCAGGCCTCCCGGTCAAAGCGGGTGATGGATGTGATCGAGCGATCGCTGCGCAACCGCAAGGTGCAGAACAACGTGTCGATCGCCGGGGTGGGCTACCTGCGCTACGACGACCGCGACGCCATTCCCCAGGCTGCCGACTTCCTGGTCACCGAAGAAAACGTCCACACCGCCGTGGTCTACGGCATCGTCCACGACGAAGATGAGGAGCGCGAGGTGGTGATTGGCTCCCTGCGCACCAGCAAGATCACCCTCGACCCCGACGAGTTCATCAAAGAAGCCTTTGGCCAGGACAGCGAGGGGCGGTTTTTTGGCGGCGGCCGCTCCATGGCCGGGGGCTTCGAAATTCCGGTGGGGTTCCTGTCGGGCTTTTACGAAAATTCGGAGTACAACCGCCTCAAGTGGGAGGTGTTTGACATCCAGATCAAGCAAAAACTGTGGCGGCTGGTGGACCCTGAAGAGGGCATTATCAACACCGACTAATCCTAGTTCCAACTTATTTTGTGTCAGCTTTCTTGGGCAACGGCCTTCTGCCATTCAACGATGAGGCAATCAGCAGATTGCGCACCCAGTTATTGTGATAGCGGAAACCGTTGAGTTGTTCAAAGGGGCATAAGCAGCCATCCATCGCTGTCCGAGTTTTGCGACAAAATGGATGAAAGTTCCAGAGTAATGCCATGGCTCGACTGGATTGCTCGGCGGAGCCCCATTTCCCGTGGAAATTTTGCATGGCATATAAGGTGCCATGTAGACCAGGATGGGGCGGTAGACGGCTACGTCTACCGGGGCGCAACAGCCGATGGCATGTGGGGGCAATACTTTGCAGCCACCGCCTCCCCTGAGAAGCCCGTTCGACCCCAGCAGCGGCAGGATTATTTCTATCCCAGCCGAACCGGACAGCCTCTGGTAAAGGTGACGCGGGTAGATCGGGGCAACGGCGCGAAGTTTTTTGTGCAGTACCACTGGAACGGGCAGCAGTGGATCAAGGGGTTAACCCCTGAGATTAGAGCCCAGGTGCCGATTTACCGCTACCGGGATGTCCAGAATGCGATCGAGTTCCAACTTATTTTGTGTCAGCTTTCTTGGGCAACGGCCTTCTGCCATTCAACGATGAGGCAATCAGCAGATTGCGCACCCAGTTATTGTGATAGCGGAAACCGTTGAGTTGTTCAAAGGGGCATAAGCAGCCATCCATCGCTGTCCGAGTTTTGCGACAAAATGGATGAAAGTTCCAGAGTAATGCCATGGCTCGACTGGATTGCTCGGCGGAGCCCCATTTCCCGTGGAAATTTTGCATGGCATATAAGGTGCGGTCGAGATAGTTCATGGGCCGGTCCACTTGATTACTGGTGCGATAAGCGTCAGGGAAGTCAAAGGCTCGTTGGAAGAACCGAGACTTGCCTTTCAGCCGTCGCAAGCGCCCGTCAATAGCCTTGGGCAAGGTGCTCATCTTTACCCACTCCAGCAACCGTCGCAATCGTTGAGCAAAGTGTCGCTTGCTGGTGGCCTGATAGACATGCCAGAGTTTGTCGAGGAGGTGTTGCCGGAGCGCGGGTTTCGAGCGGCACCAATCCCGGATTTTAATCACTTCATGGAGAAAGCACAGAATCCAGACGATGCCAGGAAATAAGGCCTCCCAGGCGGCTCGGGTAGCGTCCCACCCATCGGTGGTGACCGTCTTGGGAGCATAGTCAGGGGCATGATGAGCCGCTTCCTGCTGGAACACGCCATAGGCTTCAGTGAGTCCGGCCTGCCCCGCACTGGCATTTAGACTGGCCCCTAAGATGCACCCTTGGGCGGCGGTGACGGCCAGATAGACACGGTTCCCTTTCCAATTACAGTGCTTCTCGTCGGCAACTAGATGGGGGGGAGCGCCGCTTCCGTTTTAAGGGTAGTCCCGACAATGGAGGCTCGGCCCAACGACTGACAGAGCCGATACCAGTGCATCTCGGAGCGTCCCAGTACATAGGCAATGCCCTCAAACGCCAGACCATGCTTCCTCAGGTAGAGGGCTTTATCCGCCATTTCTGCGGTTTCGCTCATGTACGGCATCACAAAATCCGGACGCAGTTGATAGGCCTCCTTCGTCCTCGGCAGCAAAATCCGTCGGGTCTTAATCTGCTGGCGGGAGGACTCGACCCATCCGTGAAAGCGATAACCGGCCTCAATGCCTTCGGGGAACAGTTCAGGGTGAGCCGCAATCTGCTCGTCGAGATACTGACGAAAGGCCTCCCGATCTTCCACCAAAGTGGCGTAGTCGAGGTCGTCTGCAATGGGGAGACAAATCGTTTTATCGCCTGCGGTTCCACGCTTCCGTCGTTGCTTGGCCATCGGGTTGGCCTCCTGAGCGCTTTCCCTCTATTTTACTCGACACAAACTCGGGGGGAACTAGATTTAATCCAGTAATCAAGCGCCCCTCTATTACCGTGAGAAATTGTGGAGGGCGTCCTATGGATCAGGGATTGATTGGATTACCTAGCTTTTGCCGGGCCCAGCAGGTCAGTTTTTGGGGTGGCGAGGGTTCTGTGAAAAACTTTATATATGAGGCTGAAACCTGGTTCTACACCATTGAGATGACATCGGGGCCAGAGCCGGACTTTGGCAGAGTTGGTGGAGAAACTACGGTACTGCTGAGCGAGGCCGATTTATATGCGGCATGACCCAAACCCAGATCCTTTGGCGGGGGTTTTAATTGCCTCGGGGATGGTGTTGGTCTGGATGTTAAGTCTGGGGTTGCTCCTGGCGGTTGACCTGGGGCAGCGTCAATGGCTGTGGGTTCTGCCGGCGGTTTTAGGGCGCACCTACAGTCAAACCGGCCTGTTTATTCTGGCCCACGATGCCATTCACGGGGTGATTGCACCGGGCGATCGCCGCCTGAACCTTTATCGCCTGCGGTTCCACGCTTCCGTCGTTGCTTGGCCATCGGGTTGGCCTCCTGAGCGCTTTCCCTCTATTTTACTCGACACAAACTCGGGGGGAACTAGGACTAATCATCAAAACCGACTAATACCGCATCCGTTCACAGAACTCCGACGTAAAACCAGGCGTTGCTTGATGGGAGCATGAATTTGAGTAAGGGCAAACGGCCGTTTACCCTACAAGAGGCGTCGAATTTTTGACTCATTCCTGCGATTAGCCACGCATAAAACCGATACCTGATAGGGGCGTTGCACTGCAACGCCCCTACGAACTGGGGGTATATAGACAGGGCCTGGCATCGCCATCGCCAGAAAAAGTGGTGCGCTAGGGTTGCACCACCTCTGGGGCATCGACGGACTCGGTTTGGTCGCTGGTGGCGATCGCCCGTCCTGGCCGACCGCCGCCCAGGCCACCGTGCAGCAGGGTGTAGAAGCAGGGAATGATAAACAGCGTCAGCACCGTGGCCAGGGACAGGCCCGAAAATACCACCACCCCCAGGGGTTGCAGAAACTCAGCCCCCTCGCCAATGCCCAGGGCCAGAGGGAACAGGCCCAGCACCGTCGTAAAGGTGGTCATCAAAATCGGGCGCAGGCGGCGGGGGGCCGCACGTAGCATGGCCTCCTGGCGGGTGCAGCCGCTGGCCTCGTAGATCTGGTTGGCCAACTCCACCATGATGATGGCGTTGTTCACCACAATACCCACCAGCAGCACGGCCCCTACCACCACCGTGGCCCCGATCGCCGTCTGAGTGACAAACAGGCCCAAAATACCCCCCGCCAGGGCCAGGGGCACCGTTAGCATAATCACCAGCGGATCGATCAGCGAGTTGTACTGCACCGCCATCACGACAAACACCAGGAAGGCCGCCAGCGAACCCAGCACGGTCAACGACTGCTGTAGCTCCTGGTTGGTTTCAGCGGCGGAACTGGGCAGTACCGTAATACCCTGGGGTAGATCGATGCCAGCAATGATGTTCTCGGCTTCGGCCAGAGCATCGCCTAGGCTGGCCCCCTCGGCCAAATCACCGCCAATTAAAAATACCTGCCGCCGATTGATGCGCTGGATTTCGCCGGGGGCCGGACCCCGCTGCACCTGGGCAATGTCCCCCAGTTGCACCAGGTCGCCGCCATTGGTAAACAGCGGAATGTCCAGCAGCTGTGCCGACCGCTGAACGCTGCCGGGGGTAATCTGCACCCGCACATCCACCAGCCGGTTGCCGCGCTGGAGCTGGGTGGGCACCGAGCCGTTGAGAGCGGTTTGAATGGTGTCTCCAATGGTGGTGGAGGTCAAGCCCAGGCCATTGGCCCTGGCCCAGTCGGGCACAATCTGCACCTCGTCCTGGGGGTCTTCGCCGTCGGGCCGAAAGCGGGCCAGGGTGGCCTCCTGTCCCAGCGCTCTCACCACCTGTTGCCCTGCCTGGAACAGCGCCGCGCTGTCCTCCCCCTGGAGGCCCAGGTCAAGGTCGGCCCGCACGGGCGCGTTGGTCAGGTTGAGGCCGCGCACCGACTCGGGGCTGACGTTGATGCGGGTGCCCACCAGCGGCAGCCGGTTCAGCTCACCGTTGACCCGATCGACGTAGGCGGTGGTGTTGGTGCCGGGCTGAAGGGTAATGGTGACGCTGCCGCGCAGGGTGTTTTCAGACACATTGCTGCCAAACAGTCCGCCCCCGGCCGTACTAAAGACATAGGCCGTCTCGGGCTGGGCCATCAGCACCTCGTCGATCGCCTGCATCACTCGCTGGTTGGCCTCAATGGTCGTACCTGGGGGAAAGCTCACCCTCACCTGGGCCTGCCCCGTGCTGATGCGGGGCAAAATCTCCTGGGGAATCTGACCCACCATCCACCAGCTGCCGCCGCCAAACAGCAGCAGCGCCGCCGCGATGATCAGCAGCCGACGGCGCAGCACCTGGCGCAGCAGCCGACCGTAGCCCAGGGTGACTCCCTCCAGGCGGGCATTGAACCAGCGAAATGGGCCCCAGCTTTGCAGGGAGCGGGTGGGCCGCCCCATAATCAGCCGCGAAGCCAGGGTGGGTACTACCGTCAGCGCCACCACCAGCGAGGCCGCCACCGAAAAGCTGATGGTGAGAATCAGCTCGTTGAACACCAGGGAGATAATGCCGCCAATCAGCAAAAAGGGCAGCACCGCCACCAGGTTGGTGGTCGTCGAGGCCAGCAGGGCACTCTCCAGCTCCTGACTGCTGGCCTCCGCCTGGAAGATGGCCTCCCGCAGGCTGAAGGTTTCGCTCTGGCGGGAGGCTTCCATTTCTTCGGCCCGCTTGGCCATGTTTTCGAGCATCACAATGGAGTTGTCCACCACAATGCCAACCCCCAGGGCCAGCCCACCCAGGCTAAACACGTTGAGCGAGAGACCGAACAGCCCCATTAACACCAGCGCCACCAGGGTGGCCAGGGGAATGGCGGTGACGATGATGAAGGTCTGTCGCAGGGAGCCAAGGAACAGCAGCACCACGATGCCCGCCAGGGTAGCCCCGGTCAGGCCCGCGATCGCCACGTTTTGAATCGAGTTGCGAATGAAGCGCGACTCATCGAGGGTGGCGGTCATGTCCATGCCCTCGGGCATCAGCCCAATCCGGCGCATTTCGTCGAGTTTGGCTTTGACCCCATCCACCACCTCGATAGTGTTGGCGTCGGGCTGCTTTTGGACGCTGACCTTGACGGCGGGCTGGCCGTTGAGGCGCACGGCGATGCGCTGCTCCTCGGTGCCGTCGATCACGGTGGCCACGTCACGCAGGGTCACCTGCTGGGGCGGCGTGGTGCCCGGCACGGCGATCTGCAAATTCTCGATCTCGTCTGCCGACTGGAAGCGGCCCACCAGGCGAGTGAGGGTTTCTTCGCTGCCGCCGCGCAGACGACCGCCGGAGATATCCTGGTTGCGATCGCGCAGGGCATTGATCACATCGGGCACACCAATGCCCACCGC from Leptolyngbya sp. KIOST-1 carries:
- a CDS encoding tetratricopeptide repeat protein, which gives rise to MKLRYFAVLLGLGLVAGVTPLGVYAQTPTAEPDLVVPEVEILPETPEAEAEAEPAEPGLTAVGAYNLGVERYNQGNYEAALEAFNLAIERDPSLADAYLYRGLILARQGNYDRALADINQALSLSPGNANALFARGSVYFRQNNPTAAQADFNAALEANPDAVNVYLYRGLVDTQQGRNDLALEDFSTAIELDPTNPTAFLLRGFALERVNNYSDAVTDFSRAIELRGDLPRAYMGRGVAYYHLGLYDAALEDLNQAIRLDPDLARAYLNRSHVFFRQGRPNRALQDLDRALQLNPSLTEAYMSRGTIRAAQNNLTGAQQDFARVLQLNPDSAMAYKLRGDALLQAGDATAAIADYTEALFLDPTFAAALKARGDARKATGDVFGAIDDYSQALEVQPNFPEAFSARGSAYLQVNQSQNAYQDLTQAIINAPNRADARLFYNRGLVRARLGDDAGARRDFEQAAQLFLQQGEAAGYRRTLNQMSQL
- a CDS encoding DUF6464 family protein, with translation MLVILLIFVIGLTPAIVSAWMSVRADRDDKNSTIAAASTTSGQGLFKLLDSGPDLHYVDGMGYMIGDITCDLNARSPYLRCAINPMGPCDGCSAYAPKVFDRQV
- the alr gene encoding alanine racemase: MLSWDQTPSLAPSLEPMRCCRAWVEIDLGALRHNVRQLKGLLPAAAQLMAVVKADAYGHGAVTVAQTALQAGAAWLGVATVPEGIELRAAGIQAPILVMGAVNSPEEMQAIAHWRLQPTLVNPKQALVFSDTLSGLAAARPLVVHLKIDTGMTRLGFPWAEAVDFVRFVRQLPHLKIDSLYSHLATADSPDPAIMAQQHQRFRAALGQLQQQQLLPPRLHLANTAATLADPALHYDLVRVGLGLYGLYPAPHLQGRVDLRPVMQVKARITHLKDVPAGTGVSYGHQYVCDRPMRLAVVGVGYADGVPRVLSNRLQVMVKGQLARQVGAITMDQLMLDVSRIPNLQEGDVVTLLGRDGPHAIGPDDWAAMANTISWEILCGFKHRLPRIAVQQSLGAAAVPS
- a CDS encoding bifunctional oligoribonuclease/PAP phosphatase NrnA; this translates as MMTFDSDSDAPEVTLPNGKSAISLMPHPELDGDAEDPVQAVRRLLEAHREDRHLVLLQDFPDPDALSSAWAYKLIAANYKIECDIVYAGTLSHQENIALVRLTGLPARRWLTAADGPHLSDYQGLVLVDNQGTTSQLYEHLREAGLPLVLVIDHHSPQSKLDAEYVDLRPHIRATATILTQYLQQGLLNLDRNNSKHTKCATALMHGLRADTNQLMHAGASDFMAAAYLSQFYDGQLLSAVLQASRSKRVMDVIERSLRNRKVQNNVSIAGVGYLRYDDRDAIPQAADFLVTEENVHTAVVYGIVHDEDEEREVVIGSLRTSKITLDPDEFIKEAFGQDSEGRFFGGGRSMAGGFEIPVGFLSGFYENSEYNRLKWEVFDIQIKQKLWRLVDPEEGIINTD
- a CDS encoding peroxiredoxin: MALQLGDQVPNFTQQSSEGEIDFYSWAGDSWVVLFSHPADYTPVCTTELGSVARLKPEFEKRNAKVIALSVDSADSHQGWIGDINETQGVTVNYPILADDDKKVSDLYGMIHPNANAKVTVRSVFVIDPNKKLRLTITYPPSTGRNFAEILRVIDSLQLTDNYSVATPVDWKDGDDVVVAPTIPTEEAKQRFPKGVTEIKPYLRMTPQPNK
- a CDS encoding DUF3122 domain-containing protein; this encodes MAYLWRALRLTILALVLGCLLLLALAEPAVASVHTYHERPGQTTYRSRQSLRDQNDIAWQATVFKRYTEGQSEGVYLRLVGFPGRGIVDRQGELSVQGGTTTQWAAPPCLDAQTQTLPENVAQYDVEAIFSHIQRPGPLTLVVPLASKTVARLVVAPYVVDEWLQVYGLDDDFRGDNFRGDRPISQF
- a CDS encoding HNH endonuclease; this translates as MSKVLVLNASYEPLNITSWRRAVVLVIKGKAERVEHNGKLVYADFPLPTVIRLRHYVRVPYKDIPLTRRNLLQRDNHTCQYCSYSGDGLTLDHVVPRSRGGGDTWENMVTACVRCNVKKGNRTPREANMPLFSQPRKPHSSLYFEVTRQIHSGVHQEWKKYVIGIS